CTCCATTTTCCTTTTCCGTATTTATTTTCTTCTGCAGGATTTCCGTTTTGTATTTTAGAATACGAATGGAACACAAAAGTTCCGTCTGGGTTTAAAGTCAGTTTGTATTCAATTATATGTTTTTCAGTAGAAAGTGAGCGCGTATAATTGCCCGAAAATGGGTTGGATTGTGGGAATAAAGTTAAACTGAAAATTAAAAGGAAAGAGGTAATTATTAATTTCATTGGTTTTAAATTCTTTCTAATTATTAATCATCGGGTTCAAATTACTAT
The Flavobacterium humidisoli DNA segment above includes these coding regions:
- a CDS encoding copper resistance protein NlpE N-terminal domain-containing protein, which gives rise to MKLIITSFLLIFSLTLFPQSNPFSGNYTRSLSTEKHIIEYKLTLNPDGTFVFHSYSKIQNGNPAEENKYGKGKWSAKDNLITFSANKKEDLDPKYTLDFNNSTARFVAKNPRDKSDKIVKTKLQFLESGIFWIKSIVFFKL